Genomic window (Flavobacteriales bacterium):
CAGCTGTTGCTGCCATCGGAGTCGATGACCAGCATCAGGGTGTCGTTGGTCGATGCGATGGAGAGCTGCGGTGCGCCGAGGTTGGCGAATGAGCCGCTCAGCAAGGACGGGCTGTTGTCCTCATCCGTGCCGGCGTAGGTGCGGATGAGATCGTTCGGGTCCATCGTGCCTGAGATGAAGGTCAGAGACAAGGTCTGCAGCGGATCGCTGGCGATGAAGATGAACACGCGCGAGTCGTTGTTGCTGTAGCAATGCGAAAGGGTCGTCGTGTTCCCGCAGGTGATGGTGATGGGGCAGTTCGAGTAGAGCGTGGCCTGCACGCTGCCGCAATCGTTGAGGTTGTGCGTGAGGGTGCAGCTCACCTCGGCCGTGCTGGCGAATGGCCCGATGGTGGTGATGCCCAGCGGTAGGCTATTCAGCGTGAAGGGGGATCCATCCACGGTGTATGCAAGATTGGCGGTGGTGCCGGTACCGTAGCTGGTCACGTTCACCTGCACGCTGAATTGGTTCGCGCCGCAGTCGTCAACCGACGTGAAGGACGCAACGGGTGGCGTGCAGAGATTCACCCGGGCGAAGCGCACCGCCCCCGCATCGGCGCCCACTGCATCGCAGGCGCGCAGCGTCCATGCGCCATTCGGGTTGCTGCCATTGTGGAAGAGGTTCAATGACTGGCTGGGCTGCCAAGTGCCCACATTGGTGCTTGCGCCGACAACGCCGCTGAGTGCTGCGCCGCCTTGCTGAAAGGTGAAAAGGCCGCCGGGACAGGCCGCTGCATTGCCGAATTGGGTGCCACTACCGCCATGCGCCGCATTGATCAGGGCCACTTCGGTATTGTCTGGAGCGCGCAGGTAGAACCGCAGGTCGCTGCCCCAGGTGTGGCTGGCGATGAGATCAACGCTCCGCACGAACAGATCGGTACCGAGCGCGGTACCTGTGCTGCTCACGCAGAGCGGCACGCTCGTGTAATTGTTCACCCCGCAGCCATTGTCCGCAATGGGATAAACAGACGCGCCATGGCAGACGCCTGCTGCGTTGGTGTAGTTGAAGCTTCCAAGGTTCAAGCTGCAGGCGGCATTGCCGTTGTGGACCACGGTCACCGTGCGGGCCGTGCCGAATGGGATGGGGCCGATGCTGTAAGTGCCTGTGCCCACATTCGCATGCACGTTGGTGCCTGTCGGCGACTGGATGGTCACATTCGGTGCGTCACCTGCGCTGGTCACGTTCACGGAGATGGTGTATGCGTTAGTGCCGCAGTTCGCCACTACGCTGGCCGTGGCCGCAGGTGCTGTGCAGGAAATGGCCCAGGTGTAGGTCTGGCCGTTGGTGAACCCTTTGGCAGGGGCCGCGCTGGTGAATCGGCATGTGCTCGTATTCGCCGTGCCCGCAAGGCTCGTATTCCAGTTCTCAGCCCCGGTCCCAACCAACCGGTTGTTCACGTTGGTGGCGAACGTGTTGTTCGGGCCTCGAAGTCCGATTTGGGGCTGCTGCGAGGTGCCAGCGTCCTGGCTCGTGATGGCCGAGTAGCGCACCACGATAGCGCCGTTGGCATTGTTCAGTCGGATCTGGAAGCTGAAGCGCTCAGCCGAGTTGGCGCCTCCCAGGTAGCGCCGCACATTGCGCCATTGAACCACGAATTCGGAGCCTTGCGTGAAGTAGCGCACATCGGAATTCGCTGTGATTGCTCCGGGGGCGCTGCGGATGTCCTGGCCGAATCCCGCGATGGCCCCAGCGTAGGCGGCCGTGCTGCTGATAGGGGTGTAGTTGGTTCCTGTTGGCGCACTGCCGAAGGTGATATAGCCGTTGGCCGAGACAAAGCACTGCGTGTATGTTGTGCCGTTATAGCTGAACGCCGGCATCGTGATGGCCCCGGATACATTGTCATCGAACGTGCTGAAGAGCGCATTGCTCCAGAGAACCGTCCCGCTGCTGGTGTTGAGCGTGAAGGTGCCTGCGGATTGCGAGAAGTTGTAGCCGGTTGCAACCTGGGCGTTCGCGCTGAGCGAGCCGAGCCAGATTGTTGCCGCCAGAAGCGCCTTGGGTGCGATTGCCGAGTTCTTGGAAGCCGGCTTCAGGAAGTTGAAATGCGCCATGGGAGTAAGGCTTGGTTTAGGTCCAAGTCCGTCTTCCGGTCAGGCTGGTCCCAAGTGAGCTTGCAGTCTCGCTTGGACGATGATCCACGCCCGTTCGGCGGGAAAAATCGCTGATTGAGTGGGGCGAACCTAAGGCAGGACTAAACGCCGTGTCAAGTTATTCTGTCGACGAAATGCCAACAATGCACGGCGAGGGCCTGTTAATAACCCATGAAGATTAGACCTCCCTGCTCGCCTATTGGGATGGCCAAGCCCATGAAATGGCGGAGCTCAATCCCCCCTGCACCAATCGGCTGAACCCCGGCTCAGGGCCGGGGCAGGCTCTGGACAACGGTGGCCTGGCCAAGAGAAGGCACGTGAATGCCCCCGCGAGAAGCCGAGGTGCGGGCTTGTTCGGCGGGAGCGGAATCGTGGCCTACGGCCTATTCCAACACCTCCAGCTTGTCGAATTTCACGCCCACGCGCAATTCGTTGCGTACCACCAAGCGACCGTTCTGCGGGCGGAGGAAATAGAGCGCATCCACTTCGCTCACGGGCTCCGGGGCGGCGGTAATGGCCATGAAGCCGAGGTCGCGCGCCATGGTGAGCACGGCCTTCCGGTTCACGGCATCGAGTGAATGCACTTCGTCGAGGAAGAAGGGCACGCGTGAGAGCGGGGTGCGCTCCTTGGGGTCTTCCTTGAGCATGCTGCGCAGCACGAGCAGGTTGAAGAGCACCTTGATGGTGATGGCCGTGCCATGCGATTCCACCTGCAGGTTGTCGTAGTGGTGCACGCGGCCGCCCTTGATGGCCACGCTGAAGCGCAGGGTGAAGAGGTCGCCGTAGTTGAGCGTGATGCGCTCGCTGAGGCGGTTTCGGAAGCTCTGGTAGGCGGCATCGAGCTTCTTGCTGTCGTCGAACAGGCCGGTGTGGTCGGTCTCTGCGAGTTCCTTCAGCGGCTCCACCAGATCGCTCTGCTCCAGCACCTCCATGCGGAGGCTCTCGAGGTTGCTCACGCTCACGCTGCCGAAGCGCCGGTTCAATTGCTCGGCGGCCTGTTTGATGTCATGCAGGCCGTTCAGCACGTTGGCGAAGCTGGCGCGCAGCAGGTGCAGGTAGTTGTCCCAATCCTTCCGGAGCGCCTCCTCGAAGGCGGGCAGGCCGTCGAGCTGCTCCTTCATCAAGCGCACGGTATCGGCCTCGGTAGCGCCGATGATGTCGCCCTTCAGCACGTTCTCGATCTTGCTGCGCAGTCCATCCATCTCGCGGCTCAGGTCCTTGTGCTCTCCGGTGAGCTTCAGGTAGAGGGCGATGGCGTCCTCGGCATCGTTGGGCACGCTCATGGGCTCGTTGGGCTTTGCGGCCGGATCGGGCGGTAGCGCGCATTGCTCCATGAGGCGGAGCAAACGGTTGAAGCGCTCATCTTCCTTGTTCAGGGCATTGCGCTGCTCGTAGAGCTTCACGCTCAGCTCGTCGATCTTCTGGCGCGCCTCCACGCGTTGGGCTTCGGCACCGCCTTTCTCCTTGTTCAGCTCGCCGAGGCGCTTCTTCAGCTTCGGCTCATCCTGCCGCTCGGTCTGCAACCGGTCCCAGCGCGAAAGGCCATCCGCGATCCGGTCGCATTCGGCTTGTGCGGCATTGCGTTGCGTTACCAGGTGCTCTCGATTCTCAATCGCAGCCATCAGGTCCTGCAGGCGCTGCAGTTCATGCTTCTGGTCGGCGAGGGCCTTCTTCAGGGCCTTCACATCCACGAGTTCCTTCCAAACGCTGCTGTTGTCGGGCAGCGGCAGGCTCATGAGCTCGTCGCTGTATCGTCCTTCGGTGATGTTCTTGGCGAGCTCCTTCAGCAGCGCATCGACCTGCTTGCGCTTCTTCAGTTCGACGCCGCCTTTCTCTACGGGGAGCTTCAGCAGTTCCGCGTTGAACAGGCGCGAGAGGTCCTGCAGGGCTTTATCGTCGAGCGACCCGCGCAGCGTGGTGATCAGGGCATGATCGAATCCGGCGATGGCCTTCTCGGTGCTGGCCACGCGGTAATTCGCTTCCGCTAAAGCGCGCTCGGTGCGGGCGCGGTCGGCGCTCTGTGCGTTGCCGAAGCTGCGATCCAAGGCGGCGAGCTTCTCCTTTGCGTTGGCCAGGGCCTCCCGCTCCAAGGCCTCGGAAAAATCCTCGAGGCCCTTGCCCAGTTGCGCGATGCGCGCGAGGTCGCCATCGGCGCGGCCTTTCATGCCGGCGAGCTCGGCGATGCGGTCGTCGAGGTTCTGCAGCGCGGCCACCATGCCTTCCTTTTCGCGCTCAAGCAGTTCGGTCTTGGCCACGATGGCCTCTTTCACATGCAGGTTGTGGTCGTGGGCCTTGCGCCGCTTCTCCAGCAGCTCGGCATGCACGGTGGCCAGCCGGCCTTCGAGGTCCGAGCGCACGGCGCTGCGATCGATGTACAGGCGCAGGCGCTCTTGCTCCACCTTCAGCGTGTTCAACTTGAGGCGGCGGTCGCGGATGCGCTCGAACTCCTCGGTCATCAGTCGGTTCGATTCGAGGGCGGGCTTGCTGGGCGGGATGCTGGCGAGCATCAGCAGGCTGCGCTTCATCTCGTGCTGATCGATGCTGCGCAGGCTGAGCAGGTTCTTCAGCACCTCCTTGAAATGGCTGTAGCGCTCGTTCTCGGTGAGCTGCACAACGCCCAATCCGTTGCTCTCGCCTTTGGTGGCCACCAGGATGGCTTCGCGGTGCAGCTGCGGCTCCTTGAGTTCACGGTACTGCTTTCCCGCGAGGCGCGAGAGCACGTGCTTCGGCTCAGCCACGCGACCGTTCTCGCTGAGGTAGTCCGCCACATCGTAACCGCCGTTGTACGTGAAGCGCACGGGGTCACCAGCGCTGGCCTTGCTCACGCCGCGCCAGCCGAGCACGTAGGTGCCCGTGGGTCCCTGGCACTCGAAGAGCAGGTAACTGTAGTGGTCGGGGAAGTAGTACTCGCGCGTGGCCTCCATATCGTGGTCACCGAACACCATCTGGTTGCGATGATCCAGGTAGAGGAACTGGAGCGTATTGATCAACGTGGTCTTGCCTGCGTTGTTGGGTCCGACCAATTGCAGGGATGCGCCTAACTCGATCTCGGCGTAGTCGTAGCTGCCGGAGCGGATGGCGATGAGTTTCGTAGGTCCTATTTGCATGGTCTCTGGGTTAGCCGCAGAGGCGCAGAGGCGCCGGGGATGCTAGTGGTGTCTGTTGTTCGATCGGGATTCCGTTCGGCGTCTCTGCGCCTTCGAGGCTGCGATCAATTCAACTCGGGGTTGATGTCCTCGCCATCCTTCAGGGCGCTGCGGTGCTCGTGCTCGGCCACTTGGCTGATCTCATGGCACTTATCGAAAACGCGGTGGAAGGGGCGGAGGAAGCGGAAGGTGTCGTCGGGGAAGTACTCGGCCCAGCCCATGCGCGCCATGCTCTTGATCAGCTTGCGCATGCTGGCTTCATCATCGATGCCAACGGCTTTCATATGGGTCTTGAAGCGGTCGCTGGTGAGGTGCGGCAGTCCGGCTACGCTGAAGCGCTCGGTGAGCAGGTATTCCTCAACGGGCCTGCCGTCGTTCGCAGTGGCCTCGATCAGGATGAAGCAGAACACGGCGATGGGCGGAAGCGATGCCGGAGCCGGGGTTGATTCGGCGGTCTCGGTGCGGAAGTAGAAGAAGTCGCGCGGGTGGCGCACCAGGTCGAGGCCGAGCGGCTTGAAATACTCGGCGTAGGCATCGAAGCGCTCGGTGAGGGGGGCGTGCAGGTTGCCTTGCTCGTGCGTGATGTAGGCGCCTTGGCGCAGCTTATCGAAGATGTCCTTGACGTAGAGCAGCTCGTTCATGGCTTGCGGATGCTGATGGTGGTGGTCTCCAGTGCGCCGTCGCGGGTGCGGTATGATTTCGAAGCACCGTGCTTGAAGGTGATCTCGAGCGTGGGGTCGAACAGGATCTTGTTGAGCGCGAGCAGAGCGTCCGACGTTCCCTTTTCGGGGAAGCTCTTCACCATCCAATCGGTGAGGTCCTTCACGGGCAGGTTCGCGCTGAGCGCCTCGGGCAGCGCATTGAGCCAAAGCAGGCGCACGTAATCCGCTGGTGTATCCCCGTTCTCATCCATGCGCAATGCAGGCTGCGGCTGCGGCGGGTGCGCCGCCACATGGTGCACCGTGCGCTTGATCACGGCATCGGTGGGCGGGCTCTCGATGGGCGCACGGCCGGCCTGCGGCACATAGTGGGCCACCCAATCGTCGAGCTTCATATGGCGCAAGCGGCTCAGCGCCAAGGTGGCGCCGTGCGCGATGGCGCTGCTGCGGCGCAGCACTTCGTAGAGCGGCTGCAATTCCTTGCGGCTCTCGTTCAGTGTGTGGATCGCCCGGCGGCGAAGCGCACGGATCTGCCGCTCATTGCGAAGCAACGGCGCCAGCTCCGCGAAGATCCCGCCCTCGCGCGCAGCATGCAGCGCCACATCCAGCTCGTTCAGGGTCTCCACCAGTTGCCCATCCACGCGCACGATATCGACCAGCGGCTTCACGTACTGGTCCATGAGGCGCACGATGCGCAGGTAGCGCTCGCGCACGCTGACGCTGCTCCGATCGGCCTTGTAGCGCGCCACTTCGGCCATCACGGCGCGGTGCGTGGCATCCAGGTCCTCCTGCATGCGGCGCAGGGTGTGGTCCACCTCGGTGGCGGCCAAGCCAACGCTCAGGGCATCGAATGCCTGAGTGCCGCTCACGATGCGCTTGCGGGCGCTTTCGAGCGCCGCGGTGTATCCCTGGATGATCTCCGGGCTGGTGGGAAGCGCGTCGTCGTGCAGGTAATTCATCAGCTGCAGCAGGGGCTGCGCCAGCACGTAGTGGCTGCTGCCCTCTTCCAGCGGCACCAGGATCTGCAGTTCCAGCAGGCGCTCCCAAGTGGTCTCGGGCTGCTCGGTGGCAGTGTCACTGTGCGTGCGGATGAGCTGCCGCACTTGCGCCTCGCTCACGTCGCCTGGCCGCGTGGCGATGGCATGCAGCAAGGGCACGTGGCTGGCGCAGAAGTCGAAGAAGCGTTTCGGCTGTATCGGCATCGGTGCTTGCGAAAAGGTCCGTCCAGCATTGGAACGGACCTCTTTCTAGCGCGTGAAAGTAGCCGGGGCCTGTGCGCGGGGACGGGGGAGTTTTCGACAGGTGTTAGTAACGGCTGGGGTGCGTGACGGGGAGCAACGCAACGAACCCCAGCCTTTCGGCCGGGGTTCGCGCATTGAAGAGATGCGTTGGACGCGACTTACATCATGTCCATTCCGCCACCCATTCCACCATGACTGTGTGCCGGTGCCTTCTCTTCCTTCTCCTCGCTGATCACGCACTCGGTGGTGAGCAGCATCGCCGCGATGCTGGCTGCGTTCTCCAGGGCCACGCGGGTCACCTTGGTGGGGTCGATCACGCCAGTGGCGAAGAGGTTCTCGTACTCCTCGGTGCGGGCGTTGAAGCCGTAGTCGGCCTTTCCGTCGCGCACTTTCTGAACGATGATGCTGCCTTCCAAGCCTGCGTTCGCCACGATCTGACGCAGCGGCTCCTCGATGGCGCGGCGCACGATGGCCACGCCCGTGGTCTCATCGGCATTGCTGCCCTCGAGCTTCTCCAACGCCTTCTGCGCGCGGATGTAGGCTACGCCACCGCCGGGCACGATGCCTTCCTCCACCGCAGCGCGGGTGGCGTGCAGCGCATCGTCCACGCGGTCCTTCTTCTCTTTCATCTCCACTTCGGTGGCGGCACCGATGTAGAGCACGGCAACACCGCCGGCGAGTTTCGCCAAGCGCTCCTGCAGCTTCTCCTTGTCGTAGTCGCTCGTGGTGGTCTCGATCTGCGCCTTGATCTGGTTCACACGGCCGGTGATGTCGGCCTTCTTGCCGGCACCGTTCACGATGGTCGTGTTGTCCTTGTCGATGCTGATCTTCTCGGCCTTGCCAAGCATGCTGAGGTCGGCGTTCTCCAGCTTGAAGCCGCGCTCCTCGCTGATCACGGTGCCACCGGTGAGGATGGCGATGTCCTCGAGCATGGCCTTGCGGCGATCGCCGAAGCCCGGGGCTTTCACTGCGGCCACTTTCAGGGCGCCGCGGATCTTGTTCACCACCAGAGTGGCCAATGCCTCGCCGTCCACGTCCTCGCTGATGATCAGCAGGGGCTTGCCGGTCTGCGCGCTCTTTTCCAGGATGGGCAGCAGCTCTTTCATGCTGCTGATCTTCTTGTCGTAGATCAGGATGTAGGCGTTCTCCAGGTCCACCTCCATCTTCTCCGCGTTGGTCACGAAGTAGGGGCTGAGGTAGCCGCGATCGAACTGCATGCCTTCCACCACCTCCACCGTGGTGTCGGTGCCTTTGGCTTCTTCCACGGTTATCACGCCCTCCTTCTTCACCTTGGCCATGGCCTCGGCGATCAGGCTGCCGATGGTCTCATCACTATTGGCGCTGATGGTGGCCACCTGCTTGATCTTGTCGTTGTCGTCGCCCACGGTCTTGCTCATCTTCTTGAGCTCGCTGACCACAGCGATCACGGCCTTGTCGATGCCGCGCTTCAGGTCCATCGGATTCGCACCGGCGGCCACGTTCTTCAGGCCTGCGGTAACGATGGCCTGGGCCAGCACGGTGGCAGTGGTGGTGCCATCGCCAGCTTGATCGGCTGTCTTGCTGGCCACTTCCTTCAGCATCTGGGCGCCCATGTTCTCCACGGCGTCCTTCAGCTCGATCTCCTTGGCCACGGTAACGCCGTCCTTGGTCACTTGGGGCGCACCGAATTTCTTGTCGATGATCACGTTGCGGCCTTTGGGGCCGAGGGTCACCTTCACGGCATTCGCGAGGTGGTCAACGCCCCGCTTCAAGCGGTCGCGGGCGTCGATTTCGAATTGGATGTTCTTGGCTGCCATTTTCTGTGGGGGATTGTTGGGGCGGATGATTTCCCGCCCGTACGGTTCTTAGTTGAGGATGGCGTAGATGTCGCTTTCGCGCATGATCAGGTAGTCCTTGCCTTCGAGGCTGAGCTCGGTGCCGCTGTACTTGCCGTACAGGATCTCGTCACCGGCCTTCACGCTCAGGGGAGTCACTTTGCCGTCGTCGGCGATGCGGCCTGCACCAACGGCGATGATCTTGCCGCGCTGTGGCTTTTCCTTGGCCCTGTCGGGGATGATGATGCCACCCTTGGTGGTCTCTTCAGCGGGAGCGGCTTCGACGAGCACGCGGTCCGCCAACGGTTTCACTTTCGACATGTGTGTTGGGTTGATTGGGTTTAGGGGGTCTTTTCAAGACCGCGCCCCGCCGGACAACGTATGTGCCGTGCGGGGCGCGGGGTGCTTATCCTGCCAACTTTACGGAGATGCCTGACAGGCTTCAGGCGCTGCTGTCAGGCTGTCAAAGTCCGGATTCCGCATCATCGCCCTCGCCCTCAGCCGCCTCTTCGCCCTGGACTTCCTCACCAGCTGCTTCACCGGCTTGCTGCTCAATCGGGTCATCGAGCTTGCTGCCTGCCTTTGCGTTCGTTTGGATCCCGGCTGAAATCAAGCAGAGGACCATGAGGGCGCCGCTCAGGCTCCAAGTCGCTTTCTCAAGGAAGTCGGCGGTGCGCTGGACCCCGCCGATCTGCTGGGCACCAGTGAATCCGGCTGCGAGGCCGCCGCCTTTCGGGTTCTGGGCGAGCACCACCAAGGCCAAGAGGCCGCAGATGATGAGGATGATGACAGTGACAGCGGTGTACATGGTCAAGGGGTCTGTTGGGCCTCTGCGGCTTTGGAAAGGGCCGCGAAGTAAGCGCTTTTCTCAGGGTACTTCAACGCCAAGCGGCGGTAGGCCTCCATGGCCTTGGCGTAGTTGCCTTGCTGCTCATAGATGCGGGCCAAGGTCTCGGTTACCAGCCCTGCGCTGTCCTCGAGACTCTTCTTTCCCGCCTGTTGCGGGGTGAAGAACGCTGGTTTTGCAGGAATCTCCGGCGGTTGCTGGCGGATGAAGCGGTCAATCAGTGCCTTGGAATCCAGCGGTTGCACGCTATTCTCCGCAGGTAGCGATGCTTCAGGGAGTGGGTTGCCGGTCGCTGTGATCGGGGTTCCCGGCGTCACGATTTGGCGAGAAGCCTCATCGGCTATTGAGCTAGGGATGCCCGTGCCCGCAGACCCGGCCCGGTTCACTTGCACCGCACGCAGGTCAGCCGCATCGAGCCAAGCGCTGAATCGATGTCGGGCGTTCGGCGCCAAGGATCCCACGGCCGATTCGGCTTCGGGCAAGGCCGGCGAAAGCACTGGAGCAGGTACAGCGATGGGTTCCTTCCACGTGAGTTCGTATGCACGGGCCATGGCAGCCTTCACGTATTCTCCCTCCAGATCGTTCTCTGCAGGATGTTCCTCGGCCTCCGGTTGGGAAATGGCGGGTTCGGCTGGGTGGGTCGTAAGAACTTCCAGGCTGGTGGTTTGGGCTGCGGCTCCATTCAGATCAATTCCGGTGGAATCGACTTCAGCGAAGGCCTGCTCCGGAGCCAATGCTGTAGTCTCTGCAGCGGCTGCGGCCGACA
Coding sequences:
- the groL gene encoding chaperonin GroEL (60 kDa chaperone family; promotes refolding of misfolded polypeptides especially under stressful conditions; forms two stacked rings of heptamers to form a barrel-shaped 14mer; ends can be capped by GroES; misfolded proteins enter the barrel where they are refolded when GroES binds); this encodes MAAKNIQFEIDARDRLKRGVDHLANAVKVTLGPKGRNVIIDKKFGAPQVTKDGVTVAKEIELKDAVENMGAQMLKEVASKTADQAGDGTTTATVLAQAIVTAGLKNVAAGANPMDLKRGIDKAVIAVVSELKKMSKTVGDDNDKIKQVATISANSDETIGSLIAEAMAKVKKEGVITVEEAKGTDTTVEVVEGMQFDRGYLSPYFVTNAEKMEVDLENAYILIYDKKISSMKELLPILEKSAQTGKPLLIISEDVDGEALATLVVNKIRGALKVAAVKAPGFGDRRKAMLEDIAILTGGTVISEERGFKLENADLSMLGKAEKISIDKDNTTIVNGAGKKADITGRVNQIKAQIETTTSDYDKEKLQERLAKLAGGVAVLYIGAATEVEMKEKKDRVDDALHATRAAVEEGIVPGGGVAYIRAQKALEKLEGSNADETTGVAIVRRAIEEPLRQIVANAGLEGSIIVQKVRDGKADYGFNARTEEYENLFATGVIDPTKVTRVALENAASIAAMLLTTECVISEEKEEKAPAHSHGGMGGGMDMM
- the groES gene encoding co-chaperone GroES; its protein translation is MSKVKPLADRVLVEAAPAEETTKGGIIIPDRAKEKPQRGKIIAVGAGRIADDGKVTPLSVKAGDEILYGKYSGTELSLEGKDYLIMRESDIYAILN
- the secG gene encoding preprotein translocase subunit SecG, which translates into the protein MYTAVTVIILIICGLLALVVLAQNPKGGGLAAGFTGAQQIGGVQRTADFLEKATWSLSGALMVLCLISAGIQTNAKAGSKLDDPIEQQAGEAAGEEVQGEEAAEGEGDDAESGL